From bacterium:
AAAACATCCTGAAAGAGTGGTTATGCATGCAGTAAAGGGAATGCTTCCAAAGAATTCTCTCGGAAGAAAGATGCTGAAAAAACTGCGTGTTTACGCAGGGCCCGAACACCCGCATAGTGCACAGCAGCCAAAAGAATTACCTGATAATTTGAGGAGAATATGAAAGAAACAAGTTATTATGCTACAGGTAGACGCAAGGAGTCAGTTGCCCGTGTATGGCTGACCCCAGGTACAGGTAAAATATCAGTTAATAAAAAAGAACTGAATGAATATTTTAAGAGGCCTACGCTTGAGATGATTATACATCAGCCATTGGATGTAACAGAATCAAAAGAGATGTATGATATACGTGCATTTGTTAAGGGAGGCGGATTAACCGGCCAGGCGGGAGCAATGGTTCTCGGTATTTCAAGAGCTCTTTTGAAAGCAAATGAAGAGATGAAAAGTGTTTTGCGGTCAAACGGATTCCTTACAAGAGATCCTCGCGAAAAAGAGAGGAAAAAGTACGGACAGCCTGGCGCACGCAAAAGATTCCAGTTCTCAAAGAGATAGAATATATTTTATAAATTATAGAATAAACATTCCCTGATTTCCAATTGGGTGCCGGGAGATATTCATGATTTCCCGGTTTTTTGGAAAAAGGACGGGTATGCGGGTTGTAACCCAGAAAAGGAGAAAAATATGGCAGAAGTAACTTTGCAGCAGCTCCTGATGTCTGGGGCGCATTTTGGGCATTTGACACGCAGGTGGAATCCCAAGATGAAGCCCTATATTTTTATGGAGCGTAACGGTATTTACATTATTGATCTCAACAAAACAATGATTTGTATGAAGAATGCTATTGAAGAGATCAAGAAAATTGTTGCACGTGGTGAAAAAATTCTATTTGTCGGAACAAAAACGCAAGCGAGAGATATTGTAAGGGTTGAGGTGGAGCGGTGCGGTATGCCGTACGTAACTGAACGTTGGCTTGGAGGTATGCTGACAAATTTTACTACTATTAAAAAAAGTATTAAGCATTTCAAGAATCTTG
This genomic window contains:
- the rpsI gene encoding 30S ribosomal protein S9, with protein sequence MKETSYYATGRRKESVARVWLTPGTGKISVNKKELNEYFKRPTLEMIIHQPLDVTESKEMYDIRAFVKGGGLTGQAGAMVLGISRALLKANEEMKSVLRSNGFLTRDPREKERKKYGQPGARKRFQFSKR